A stretch of the Streptococcus suis genome encodes the following:
- a CDS encoding copper ABC transporter permease: protein MKKIFTKTSIYYLLSFLIPLTIISIVLAFQGIWWGSDTTILASDGFHQYVIFNQTLRNALHGDGSIFYTFTSGLGLNFYALSSYYLGSFLSPIVFFFNLQSMPDALYLVTIVKFGLIGLSTFVSLKGIHQYLKEEWALLLSTSLSLMSFSTSQLEINNWLDVFILLPIILLGLHRLLTGKGQIIYYVALTCLFVQNYYFGYMTAIFLIIWTLVQLSRLKGQKLKRFVNFTLVSILSALSSLFMLLPTYLDLKTHGETFTNIVNLKTEDSWYLDFFAKNLVGSFDTTKFGSIPMISVGLVPLILALLFFTLKSIKPIVKLSYSLFFTLIISSFYLQPLNLFWQGMHAPNMFLYRYAWVLSIGIIYLAAETVVRLDQINLKHFTLVISFLFIGFLSTYFFKNHYDFLVDVNFLLTLEFLIAYFIIFIAILGYKSSYKWITSTIVIFSLLEVGIHTYYQVQGLSDEWHFPSRSNYEEKLSEIDSLVKSTAESNDSFYRMERLLPQTGNDSMKFNYNGVSQFSSIRNRASSSALDKLGFRSDGTNLNLRYQNNTIIADSLFGIKYNLATSNPNKYGFSLSQSLDTISLYENSFSQGLAILTDGVYKDVKFTNLTLDNQTNFLNQLTGLSQKYYYSLKDIESQNTVELGNRMTVNKVETEDAAKATFTVTIPANSQVYLNLPNITFSNENQKRIIITVNNQSSEFTIDNAFSFFNIGNFSTDTVAQIEVYFPENNQVSFDLPQFYRLDLLAFQQAVSILQEKNIDTRADGNSVTVNFETSKEASILLTLPFDKGWSATIDGKPVDIQKAQNGFMKVNVEPGQTKLVLTFIPQGFYVGLLISFGAIFVFCTYQFLRFYYLKNREK from the coding sequence ATGAAAAAAATATTTACAAAAACATCCATTTATTACCTCTTATCTTTCCTTATCCCGCTAACTATTATTTCTATTGTCTTGGCATTTCAAGGAATCTGGTGGGGAAGTGACACAACTATATTAGCAAGTGATGGCTTCCATCAGTATGTTATATTTAATCAAACATTGCGAAATGCTTTACATGGAGATGGCTCAATATTTTACACATTTACTAGCGGTTTGGGCCTGAATTTCTACGCATTGTCTTCGTATTATTTAGGTTCTTTCCTATCTCCCATCGTTTTTTTCTTCAATTTACAGTCTATGCCAGATGCCCTCTATCTTGTCACTATTGTCAAGTTTGGATTGATAGGGTTGTCAACTTTTGTCAGTTTAAAAGGCATTCACCAATATTTAAAAGAAGAGTGGGCATTGCTACTTTCTACTAGTCTTTCCCTAATGAGTTTCAGTACTAGTCAATTAGAAATTAATAACTGGCTGGACGTTTTTATTCTTCTTCCAATCATTCTTCTTGGTTTACATCGATTATTAACGGGAAAAGGACAAATCATTTATTATGTAGCTCTGACATGCTTATTTGTACAAAACTATTACTTTGGTTACATGACCGCTATTTTTCTAATCATTTGGACACTCGTACAATTGTCTCGGTTAAAGGGGCAGAAATTGAAAAGATTTGTAAACTTTACACTGGTGTCAATCTTATCTGCATTGAGTAGCTTGTTCATGTTGTTGCCAACCTATCTTGATTTGAAAACTCACGGCGAGACATTTACAAACATTGTCAACCTAAAAACAGAAGATTCTTGGTATCTTGACTTCTTTGCCAAAAACTTAGTAGGTAGTTTTGACACGACAAAATTTGGATCCATTCCTATGATTTCTGTTGGTTTAGTCCCATTGATTCTAGCTTTGCTATTCTTCACATTAAAAAGTATCAAACCAATTGTAAAGCTATCTTACAGCCTATTCTTTACACTCATTATTTCAAGTTTTTATTTACAGCCACTAAATCTTTTTTGGCAAGGAATGCATGCTCCGAATATGTTTTTATATCGCTATGCATGGGTTCTTTCAATAGGTATCATCTACCTAGCTGCTGAAACTGTTGTACGTTTGGATCAAATTAACTTAAAACACTTCACATTAGTTATTTCATTTTTATTTATTGGATTTTTATCCACTTACTTTTTCAAAAATCATTACGACTTTCTCGTGGATGTCAACTTCTTATTGACACTAGAATTTTTGATTGCATACTTTATTATTTTTATTGCTATCCTAGGCTACAAGTCATCCTACAAATGGATAACTTCCACCATAGTAATATTTAGTCTCTTAGAAGTCGGAATTCATACTTATTACCAAGTGCAAGGCTTATCGGACGAGTGGCATTTTCCTAGTCGTTCTAACTATGAAGAAAAGTTGTCAGAAATTGACAGTCTTGTAAAGTCTACAGCAGAGAGCAATGATTCGTTTTATCGAATGGAGCGTCTCTTGCCTCAAACAGGTAATGATAGTATGAAATTCAATTATAATGGTGTTTCTCAATTTTCTTCCATAAGGAACAGAGCATCTAGCTCAGCATTAGATAAACTTGGTTTTCGATCTGATGGTACCAATCTGAACCTTCGATACCAAAATAATACTATTATAGCTGATAGTCTATTTGGAATAAAGTACAACTTAGCAACCAGCAATCCCAATAAGTATGGTTTTTCGTTAAGCCAGAGTCTTGATACAATTAGTCTCTACGAAAATTCTTTTAGTCAAGGGTTAGCTATTCTAACGGATGGAGTTTACAAAGATGTCAAGTTTACGAATTTAACTCTTGACAACCAAACAAACTTCCTAAATCAATTGACTGGGTTATCACAGAAATATTATTATTCACTTAAAGACATTGAATCACAAAATACAGTTGAATTAGGCAATCGAATGACTGTCAATAAAGTTGAAACTGAGGATGCTGCAAAAGCTACTTTCACTGTTACAATTCCTGCAAATAGTCAGGTATATTTAAATTTACCAAATATTACTTTCTCAAATGAGAATCAAAAAAGAATTATTATCACTGTCAACAATCAGTCAAGTGAGTTTACAATTGATAATGCTTTTTCCTTTTTCAATATTGGAAATTTCTCTACCGATACTGTGGCTCAGATAGAAGTCTATTTTCCTGAGAATAACCAAGTATCATTTGATTTGCCACAATTTTATCGATTGGATTTACTAGCTTTCCAACAAGCAGTATCTATACTCCAAGAAAAAAACATTGATACACGCGCAGATGGTAATAGCGTCACAGTAAATTTTGAAACAAGTAAAGAAGCTTCTATCCTATTAACCCTTCCTTTTGATAAGGGATGGAGTGCAACCATTGATGGCAAGCCAGTAGATATTCAAAAGGCTCAAAATGGTTTTATGAAAGTAAATGTAGAACCTGGTCAAACAAAACTCGTTTTAACCTTTATTCCACAAGGTTTTTATGTCGGTTTACTGATTTCTTTTGGGGCTATTTTCGTATTTTGTACTTATCAGTTTCTTCGATTTTATTATCTTAAAAACCGAGAAAAATAA
- a CDS encoding DUF1275 domain-containing protein has product MKHGRQRVRKYRVFEGLRIASCLTFISGYLNAFTYLTQGGRFAGVQSGNVILLANQLGQGNFTNTIHFLIPIVFFVCGQFFTYLVKNYFLKRHYPWHLGSSVIMLCFVLIAVILTPVMSSFYTMAILAFVASIQVETFRTLRGVPYANVMMTGNVKNAAFIWFRGIMEKNKELIKIGRNIFITIIGFMLGVICATILSRMFLEYALVGVIFPMMYVTYKLWQEKNPT; this is encoded by the coding sequence GTGAAACATGGGAGACAAAGAGTGAGGAAATATAGAGTTTTTGAAGGACTTCGTATCGCAAGTTGTTTAACTTTTATAAGTGGTTATCTAAATGCTTTTACATATTTAACTCAAGGTGGTCGCTTTGCAGGTGTTCAATCAGGAAATGTTATTCTTTTAGCTAATCAATTGGGACAAGGGAATTTTACAAATACCATCCATTTTCTAATTCCTATTGTCTTCTTTGTATGTGGGCAATTTTTTACCTACTTGGTGAAAAATTACTTTCTAAAAAGACACTATCCCTGGCATTTAGGTAGCAGTGTCATTATGTTATGTTTTGTATTAATTGCTGTTATACTGACACCGGTTATGTCTTCATTTTATACCATGGCTATCTTAGCTTTTGTAGCTTCTATACAAGTTGAAACATTTAGAACTTTAAGGGGTGTTCCATATGCAAATGTAATGATGACTGGTAATGTCAAAAATGCAGCCTTTATTTGGTTCAGAGGAATAATGGAAAAAAATAAGGAGTTGATAAAGATAGGGCGAAATATATTTATAACCATAATTGGCTTTATGCTTGGGGTTATTTGTGCTACAATCTTGTCCAGAATGTTTCTTGAATATGCTTTGGTTGGGGTTATATTTCCTATGATGTATGTAACTTACAAATTATGGCAAGAAAAAAATCCCACCTAA
- the rlmH gene encoding 23S rRNA (pseudouridine(1915)-N(3))-methyltransferase RlmH — protein sequence MKIKLITVGKLKEKYLKDGISEYAKRLGRFAKLEFIELQDEKTPDNASQAAIEQILKKESDRIMSKISDREFVIVLAIEGTQFPSEEFSKKLDTITTSGYSDITFVIGGSLGLDSVVKNRANLLMSFGKLTLPHQLMRLVLIEQIYRAFMIQQGSPYHK from the coding sequence ATGAAAATAAAATTGATAACCGTTGGTAAACTGAAAGAAAAATATTTAAAAGATGGTATAAGCGAATATGCAAAGAGGTTGGGAAGGTTTGCGAAGCTTGAATTCATAGAACTACAGGATGAAAAAACACCAGACAATGCTAGTCAGGCAGCGATTGAACAAATTCTGAAAAAAGAGTCTGATCGCATTATGTCAAAAATCTCTGATCGAGAATTTGTTATTGTATTGGCGATTGAAGGAACTCAATTCCCTTCAGAGGAATTTAGTAAAAAATTAGATACTATTACAACTAGTGGCTATTCAGATATTACATTTGTTATTGGTGGAAGTTTGGGATTAGATTCTGTTGTTAAGAACAGGGCAAATTTATTGATGAGTTTTGGAAAATTGACCCTACCACACCAATTAATGCGATTAGTATTGATAGAGCAAATTTATAGGGCTTTTATGATTCAGCAGGGAAGTCCTTACCATAAATAG